Proteins encoded by one window of Planctomycetia bacterium:
- a CDS encoding NAD(P)H-dependent oxidoreductase, translated as MSYTPRILAFAGSLRKDSFNKKLAAIAAQGAREAGAETTVVDLRDFPLPLFDQDLEAAEGMPAAGRQLKDLFLKHDGLLIASPEYNSSITAPLKNALDWVSRPSAAGEPGLTAYAGKTAAIVAASPGALGGLRGLVHLRSILGNIQVLVLPDQIAIVKAHEAFGDDGLLKDAKQQAAVLAIGAKLAATIAKLKA; from the coding sequence ATGAGTTATACGCCCCGCATTTTGGCTTTTGCCGGTAGCTTGCGCAAGGATTCGTTCAATAAAAAGTTGGCGGCGATCGCCGCGCAAGGGGCGCGCGAGGCCGGTGCCGAAACGACGGTCGTCGACCTGCGCGACTTCCCGCTCCCGCTTTTCGATCAAGATCTGGAAGCGGCCGAAGGAATGCCGGCGGCCGGCCGGCAACTGAAGGACCTGTTCCTCAAGCACGATGGCTTGCTGATCGCCTCGCCCGAGTACAACAGCTCGATCACGGCGCCGCTCAAGAACGCGCTCGATTGGGTCTCGCGACCGTCGGCCGCCGGCGAGCCGGGCCTGACGGCTTACGCAGGCAAGACGGCGGCGATCGTCGCGGCGTCGCCCGGCGCGCTCGGCGGCTTGCGAGGGCTCGTTCATCTGCGCTCGATCCTGGGCAATATCCAGGTGCTCGTGCTGCCCGATCAGATTGCGATCGTGAAAGCGCACGAAGCCTTCGGCGACGACGGACTGCTGAAAGATGCGAAGCAGCAAGCGGCGGTGCTCGCGATCGGTGCGAAGCTCGCCGCGACGATCGCGAAGCTCAAAGCTTAA
- a CDS encoding trypsin-like peptidase domain-containing protein, with protein sequence MNKPYSDEFEWRRLQAGDEQASNSPRNEPTANRARPEAGGGDQDLLDAYSRAVITVVRQVGPATLSIVGRDDEPPRGSGSGLVLSSDGYALTNSHVVAGRARLRAVTEEGDAIDAETVGDDPAVDLALLKLKSRDLPTLPFGESASLQVGQLVIAVGNPFGLQSTVSTGVVSAIGRSMRGGDGRLIENVVQHTAPLNPGNSGGPLVDSRGRLVGVNTAIVAQGQGLGFAVPADTARWVVDELTNYGRVRRPTLGISITVVPLPKRLVRDLDLLSDRAVRVVEVRRGGAAHAAGLEVDDLIVSVNGRVVLSSDDLHRLLGGPAADRTLLFGVVRDERYEEILVQARPAV encoded by the coding sequence ATGAACAAACCCTACTCCGACGAATTCGAATGGCGCCGGCTTCAAGCCGGCGACGAACAAGCGAGCAACTCCCCGCGCAATGAACCGACTGCGAATCGCGCTCGGCCCGAGGCCGGCGGCGGCGACCAGGACTTGCTCGACGCCTACTCGCGGGCCGTCATTACCGTCGTTCGCCAAGTCGGGCCGGCGACGTTGTCGATCGTCGGTCGCGACGACGAGCCTCCGCGCGGCTCCGGTTCGGGTCTCGTTCTATCGAGCGACGGCTACGCGCTTACCAATAGCCATGTCGTGGCCGGGCGTGCGCGGTTGCGAGCCGTTACCGAAGAAGGGGACGCCATCGATGCCGAGACCGTCGGCGATGATCCGGCCGTCGACCTCGCGCTGTTGAAGCTCAAGTCGCGCGATCTCCCGACGCTGCCGTTCGGCGAATCGGCGTCTTTGCAGGTCGGGCAGTTGGTGATCGCGGTCGGTAATCCGTTTGGGTTGCAATCGACCGTATCGACCGGCGTCGTGAGCGCGATCGGGCGTTCGATGCGCGGCGGCGATGGGCGGCTCATCGAGAACGTCGTGCAGCACACCGCACCGCTCAACCCGGGCAATTCCGGCGGCCCGCTGGTCGACTCGCGCGGCAGGCTCGTCGGCGTCAATACGGCGATCGTCGCGCAAGGGCAGGGGCTCGGCTTCGCCGTGCCGGCCGATACGGCTCGCTGGGTCGTCGACGAACTGACCAACTACGGCAGAGTCCGACGTCCGACGCTCGGCATCTCGATCACGGTGGTGCCGCTCCCGAAGCGGCTCGTACGCGATCTCGATCTCTTGAGCGATCGAGCGGTACGCGTCGTGGAAGTGCGGCGCGGTGGTGCTGCGCATGCCGCGGGACTGGAAGTCGACGATCTGATCGTGAGCGTCAACGGACGGGTGGTCCTTTCGTCCGACGACTTGCATCGCCTGCTCGGCGGGCCGGCCGCCGATCGCACGTTGCTGTTCGGAGTGGTGCGCGACGAGCGCTACGAAGAGATTCTCGTTCAAGCGAGGCCCGCGGTTTAA
- a CDS encoding barstar family protein: protein MTDEATDQVKPEAKTGFEFLEKPSTYRDAEALVVHVPVAARGKQKVLGALAKGLRFPSYFGWNWDALDECLRDLSWLGEVRRISIVHDGLPFSPRADLFYLYRDLLAEAAAAQSSSAEPRTLKIIFPAASQPLFEA from the coding sequence ATGACCGACGAAGCGACCGACCAAGTAAAACCGGAAGCGAAGACCGGCTTCGAGTTCCTCGAAAAACCTTCGACCTATCGCGACGCCGAGGCACTCGTCGTCCATGTGCCTGTCGCAGCGCGCGGTAAGCAGAAGGTACTCGGCGCGCTGGCGAAAGGGCTACGGTTCCCTTCCTACTTCGGCTGGAACTGGGACGCGCTCGACGAATGCCTGCGCGACCTTTCGTGGCTCGGCGAAGTGCGCCGCATCTCGATCGTCCACGACGGCCTGCCGTTTTCCCCTCGGGCCGACTTGTTCTATCTCTATCGCGATCTGCTCGCCGAAGCAGCCGCCGCGCAGAGTTCCTCCGCCGAGCCGCGCACGTTGAAAATCATCTTTCCCGCCGCTTCTCAGCCGCTTTTCGAGGCCTAA
- a CDS encoding FMN-binding negative transcriptional regulator, producing MYSPDHFRETDHEKIFDFVERNGFASLVTSHDGLPFASHLPLHLRRDSAADVATGRASLVGHMARSNPQWRDSDGQTALVIFNGPHAYVSPTWYGEPNTVPTWNYIAVHAYGTIEFTEDPLELRRILRDSVALYERALPQPWEFDPTSALSEALVKQIVGFRITVERWEGKWKLNQNQSEVRRRRVAATLAARDDAQSQAVAEWMQRSLGPDKPSADSP from the coding sequence ATGTATAGTCCCGATCATTTTCGCGAGACCGACCACGAGAAAATTTTCGACTTCGTCGAACGAAACGGCTTCGCCTCGCTCGTCACTTCGCACGACGGACTCCCTTTCGCTTCGCACTTGCCGCTCCATCTTCGCCGCGACTCCGCTGCGGATGTAGCGACCGGTCGAGCGTCGCTCGTCGGGCACATGGCCCGCAGCAATCCGCAATGGCGTGATTCGGACGGTCAGACCGCCTTGGTGATCTTCAACGGTCCGCATGCCTACGTGAGCCCGACTTGGTACGGCGAGCCGAACACGGTGCCGACGTGGAACTACATCGCGGTGCATGCGTACGGCACGATCGAATTTACGGAAGATCCGCTCGAGCTACGGCGGATCTTGCGCGACTCGGTCGCGCTCTACGAACGAGCGCTGCCGCAACCCTGGGAGTTCGACCCGACCTCGGCGCTGAGCGAAGCGCTGGTAAAGCAAATCGTCGGCTTCCGGATCACGGTCGAGCGCTGGGAAGGAAAATGGAAGCTGAATCAAAACCAAAGCGAAGTGCGCCGCCGACGTGTCGCCGCGACGCTCGCAGCTAGAGACGACGCGCAGTCGCAGGCCGTGGCCGAATGGATGCAGCGGTCGCTCGGGCCCGACAAGCCTTCGGCGGACTCCCCTTAA
- a CDS encoding (Fe-S)-binding protein, with translation MQLSLMITCLGDVVRPEVGKATVRLLRRLGHEVDFPAAQTCCGQPFYNSGFKEQARDQAQHTIRAFAGERTVVVPSGSCAAMVKVEYPHLFEPGSEWHTRAVELASRTFELADFLVNRLAVIDVGAKFDGKVTYHYACHLRGLGLAGEAEQLIRAVRGVTYVPLGHDDQCCGFGGSFSVRYPEISNAMVSDKTRCIEATEADAVVSTDAGCLMNIGGKLHRDGRTVRVLHLAELLESR, from the coding sequence ATGCAACTTTCTCTGATGATCACTTGCTTGGGAGATGTCGTTCGGCCGGAGGTCGGCAAAGCGACGGTGCGGCTCTTGCGCAGGCTCGGGCACGAGGTCGATTTCCCGGCGGCCCAGACTTGTTGCGGCCAGCCGTTTTACAATTCCGGTTTCAAGGAACAGGCCCGCGACCAGGCGCAGCACACGATCCGCGCTTTCGCCGGCGAGCGAACGGTCGTCGTGCCGTCGGGCTCTTGCGCGGCGATGGTGAAGGTCGAGTATCCGCACTTGTTCGAGCCGGGGAGCGAGTGGCATACACGAGCCGTGGAGCTAGCAAGTCGGACATTCGAATTGGCGGACTTCTTGGTGAACCGGCTGGCGGTGATCGACGTCGGAGCGAAGTTCGACGGGAAGGTCACCTATCACTACGCGTGCCATCTACGAGGTCTCGGCTTGGCGGGCGAGGCCGAGCAATTGATTCGCGCCGTGCGCGGAGTTACCTACGTTCCGCTCGGCCACGACGATCAATGTTGCGGCTTCGGCGGATCGTTCTCGGTGCGCTATCCCGAAATTTCCAACGCGATGGTCAGCGATAAGACGCGTTGCATCGAGGCCACGGAAGCCGATGCGGTGGTGAGCACCGATGCCGGATGTTTGATGAATATCGGCGGCAAGCTCCATCGCGACGGCCGGACCGTGCGCGTGTTGCACTTGGCCGAGTTGTTGGAATCGCGCTAG